A single genomic interval of Macadamia integrifolia cultivar HAES 741 chromosome 6, SCU_Mint_v3, whole genome shotgun sequence harbors:
- the LOC122081887 gene encoding glucan endo-1,3-beta-glucosidase 2-like isoform X1: protein MALLLLLILAVSVVTADQDAFIGVNIGTDLSDMPNPTQVVALLKAQQIRHVRLNDADRAMLIALANTGIQVTISVPNNELLGVGQSNATAANWVARNVVAHVPATNITAIAVGSEVLTTIPNAALVLVNALKFIHSALVASNLDNQIKVSTPHSSSIILDSFPPSQAFFNRSWDPVMVPLLKLLQSTGSYLMLNVYPYYDYMQSNGVIQLDYALFRPLPPNKEAVDSNTLLHYTNVFDAVVDAAYFAMAFLNFTNIPIVVTESGWPSKGDDNEPDATIDNANTYNSNLIRHVLNKTGTPKHPGIAVSTYIYELYNEDLKPGSLAEKNWGLFDANGVPVYILHLTDSGLMLANDTTNLTFCTARDGADPKMLQAALDWACGPGKVDCSPLLQGQPCYEPDNVAAHASYAFDAYYHLKGMDSGTCNFNGVAAITTTNPSHGSCIFPGSGGRNGTFLNGTSLAPSSNSTASSSTSLIFHIGGVRSPLIIGIILWSAVFF from the exons ATGGCTCTGCTACTTCTTTTGATCTTGGCAGTCTCCGTTGTCACAGCTGACCAAG ATGCGTTTATTGGTGTAAACATTGGCACTGACCTCTCCGACATGCCTAACCCAACTCAGGTGGTTGCCCTTTTGAAGGCCCAACAAATTAGACATGTCCGGCTCAATGATGCTGACCGGGCCATGCTCATTGCACTTGCAAACACTGGCATTCAAGTGACAATCTCTGTCCCAAACAACGAACTTCTTGGGGTGGGCCAGTCCAATGCTACCGCTGCCAATTGGGTGGCCCGGAATGTTGTGGCTCATGTACCTGCCACCAACATCACAGCCATTGCAGTTGGGTCTGAGGTCCTTACAACCATTCCGAATGCTGCACTTGTCCTTGTAAATGCCCTCAAGTTTATCCATTCTGCTCTCGTTGCATCAAACCTTGATAATCAGATCAAGGTGTCAACACCACACTCATCCTCCATCATTCTTGATTCCTTCCCACCATCACAAGCCTTCTTCAACCGCTCATGGGACCCCGTCATGGTCCCGTTGCTTAAGTTATTGCAATCTACAGGATCGTATCTCATGCTCAATGTCTATCCTTATTATGATTACATGCAATCAAATGGAGTAATACAATTGGATTATGCACTCTTCCGCCCTCTTCCTCCTAACAAAGAAGCTGTGGATTCAAACACTCTCCTTCACTACACAAATGTCTTTGATGCAGTGGTTGATGCAGCTTACTTTGCCATGGCATTCCTTAACTTTACTAACATCCCCATTGTTGTCACTGAGTCTGGCTGGCCTTCCAAGGGTGATGATAATGAGCCAGATGCTACTATTGATAATGCCAACACTTATAATAGCAACCTAATCCGGCATGTGCTGAACAAAACTGGGACACCCAAGCACCCTGGAATTGCAGTTAGCACCTATATCTATGAGCTGTACAATGAGGACTTGAAACCTGGTTCACTTGCAGAGAAGAATTGGGGGCTCTTTGATGCCAATGGTGTTCCTGTTTATATCCTGCACCTGACCGATTCTGGATTGATGCTGGCTAATGATACTACGAACCTGACATTTTGCACTGCAAGGGATGGTGCTGATCCAAAGATGCTTCAAGCTGCACTGGACTGGGCATGTGGTCCTGGGAAGGTGGATTGCTCACCTTTGTTGCAAGGACAGCCGTGCTACGAACCAGACAATGTGGCTGCTCATGCAAGCTATGCTTTTGATGCATATTATCATCTGAAGGGAATGGATTCTGGGACATGTAACTTCAATGGCGTGGCTGCGATTACAACTACGAATCCAA GTCATGGTTCCTGCATATTTCCTGGCAG TGGTGGCAGGAATGGCACATTCTTAAATGGCACATCACTTGCACCTTCATCAAATTCCACAGCCTCGAGCTCTACTTCACTAATTTTCCATATTGGTGGTGTTAGAAGTCCTCTGATCATTGGAATTATACTTTGGAGTGCAGTTTTCTTCTGA
- the LOC122081887 gene encoding glucan endo-1,3-beta-glucosidase 2-like isoform X2 → MPNPTQVVALLKAQQIRHVRLNDADRAMLIALANTGIQVTISVPNNELLGVGQSNATAANWVARNVVAHVPATNITAIAVGSEVLTTIPNAALVLVNALKFIHSALVASNLDNQIKVSTPHSSSIILDSFPPSQAFFNRSWDPVMVPLLKLLQSTGSYLMLNVYPYYDYMQSNGVIQLDYALFRPLPPNKEAVDSNTLLHYTNVFDAVVDAAYFAMAFLNFTNIPIVVTESGWPSKGDDNEPDATIDNANTYNSNLIRHVLNKTGTPKHPGIAVSTYIYELYNEDLKPGSLAEKNWGLFDANGVPVYILHLTDSGLMLANDTTNLTFCTARDGADPKMLQAALDWACGPGKVDCSPLLQGQPCYEPDNVAAHASYAFDAYYHLKGMDSGTCNFNGVAAITTTNPSHGSCIFPGSGGRNGTFLNGTSLAPSSNSTASSSTSLIFHIGGVRSPLIIGIILWSAVFF, encoded by the exons ATGCCTAACCCAACTCAGGTGGTTGCCCTTTTGAAGGCCCAACAAATTAGACATGTCCGGCTCAATGATGCTGACCGGGCCATGCTCATTGCACTTGCAAACACTGGCATTCAAGTGACAATCTCTGTCCCAAACAACGAACTTCTTGGGGTGGGCCAGTCCAATGCTACCGCTGCCAATTGGGTGGCCCGGAATGTTGTGGCTCATGTACCTGCCACCAACATCACAGCCATTGCAGTTGGGTCTGAGGTCCTTACAACCATTCCGAATGCTGCACTTGTCCTTGTAAATGCCCTCAAGTTTATCCATTCTGCTCTCGTTGCATCAAACCTTGATAATCAGATCAAGGTGTCAACACCACACTCATCCTCCATCATTCTTGATTCCTTCCCACCATCACAAGCCTTCTTCAACCGCTCATGGGACCCCGTCATGGTCCCGTTGCTTAAGTTATTGCAATCTACAGGATCGTATCTCATGCTCAATGTCTATCCTTATTATGATTACATGCAATCAAATGGAGTAATACAATTGGATTATGCACTCTTCCGCCCTCTTCCTCCTAACAAAGAAGCTGTGGATTCAAACACTCTCCTTCACTACACAAATGTCTTTGATGCAGTGGTTGATGCAGCTTACTTTGCCATGGCATTCCTTAACTTTACTAACATCCCCATTGTTGTCACTGAGTCTGGCTGGCCTTCCAAGGGTGATGATAATGAGCCAGATGCTACTATTGATAATGCCAACACTTATAATAGCAACCTAATCCGGCATGTGCTGAACAAAACTGGGACACCCAAGCACCCTGGAATTGCAGTTAGCACCTATATCTATGAGCTGTACAATGAGGACTTGAAACCTGGTTCACTTGCAGAGAAGAATTGGGGGCTCTTTGATGCCAATGGTGTTCCTGTTTATATCCTGCACCTGACCGATTCTGGATTGATGCTGGCTAATGATACTACGAACCTGACATTTTGCACTGCAAGGGATGGTGCTGATCCAAAGATGCTTCAAGCTGCACTGGACTGGGCATGTGGTCCTGGGAAGGTGGATTGCTCACCTTTGTTGCAAGGACAGCCGTGCTACGAACCAGACAATGTGGCTGCTCATGCAAGCTATGCTTTTGATGCATATTATCATCTGAAGGGAATGGATTCTGGGACATGTAACTTCAATGGCGTGGCTGCGATTACAACTACGAATCCAA GTCATGGTTCCTGCATATTTCCTGGCAG TGGTGGCAGGAATGGCACATTCTTAAATGGCACATCACTTGCACCTTCATCAAATTCCACAGCCTCGAGCTCTACTTCACTAATTTTCCATATTGGTGGTGTTAGAAGTCCTCTGATCATTGGAATTATACTTTGGAGTGCAGTTTTCTTCTGA
- the LOC122081279 gene encoding dynein light chain, cytoplasmic-like isoform X2, protein MEGAEEELERRSRFLSSLIQKKKAIEQQEQHEGLNIRVRAADMPVALQHRAFRCARDTLDSMPKKLDSKRLALALKKEFDTSYGPAWHCIVGTSFGSYVTHSLGGFLYFSIDKVYILLFKTAVEPMSH, encoded by the exons ATGGAGGGAGCAGAGGAAGAGCTGGAGAGAAGAAGCAGGTTTCTTAGTAGTCTCATACAAAAGAAGAAAGCCATTGAACAGCAAGAGCAGCATGAAGGTCTCAACATTCGAGTCAGGGCTGCTGACATGCCCGTCGCCTTACAACACCGCGCCTTTCGCTGTGCCAGAGACACACTCGACTCTATGCCCAAGAAGCTCGACAGCAAACGTCTGGCACTCGCTCTTAAGAAG GAATTTGACACATCATATGGTCCAGCCTGGCACTGCATTGTGGGAACTAGTTTTGGCTCATACGTTACCCATTCACTAGGAGGTTTCTTATACTTCTCCATTGACAAGGTTTACATACTTCTCTTCAAGACTGCTGTTGAGCCCATGAGTCATTGA
- the LOC122081279 gene encoding dynein light chain 1, cytoplasmic-like isoform X1 — MEGAEEELERRSRFLSSLIQKKKAIEQQEQHEGLNIRVRAADMPVALQHRAFRCARDTLDSMPKKLDSKRLALALKKEMNGDDTLPIEHQMHRDAINGFIQEFDTSYGPAWHCIVGTSFGSYVTHSLGGFLYFSIDKVYILLFKTAVEPMSH, encoded by the exons ATGGAGGGAGCAGAGGAAGAGCTGGAGAGAAGAAGCAGGTTTCTTAGTAGTCTCATACAAAAGAAGAAAGCCATTGAACAGCAAGAGCAGCATGAAGGTCTCAACATTCGAGTCAGGGCTGCTGACATGCCCGTCGCCTTACAACACCGCGCCTTTCGCTGTGCCAGAGACACACTCGACTCTATGCCCAAGAAGCTCGACAGCAAACGTCTGGCACTCGCTCTTAAGAAG GAGATGAATGGAGATGACACCTTACCCATTGAACACCAAATGCACAGGGATGCTATAAATGGTTTCATTCAG GAATTTGACACATCATATGGTCCAGCCTGGCACTGCATTGTGGGAACTAGTTTTGGCTCATACGTTACCCATTCACTAGGAGGTTTCTTATACTTCTCCATTGACAAGGTTTACATACTTCTCTTCAAGACTGCTGTTGAGCCCATGAGTCATTGA
- the LOC122081279 gene encoding uncharacterized protein LOC122081279 isoform X3 produces the protein MEGAEEELERRSRFLSSLIQKKKAIEQQEQHEGLNIRVRAADMPVALQHRAFRCARDTLDSMPKKLDSKRLALALKKEMNGDDTLPIEHQMHRDAINGFIQVAMKLSLMEFLFLPLYIVDTR, from the exons ATGGAGGGAGCAGAGGAAGAGCTGGAGAGAAGAAGCAGGTTTCTTAGTAGTCTCATACAAAAGAAGAAAGCCATTGAACAGCAAGAGCAGCATGAAGGTCTCAACATTCGAGTCAGGGCTGCTGACATGCCCGTCGCCTTACAACACCGCGCCTTTCGCTGTGCCAGAGACACACTCGACTCTATGCCCAAGAAGCTCGACAGCAAACGTCTGGCACTCGCTCTTAAGAAG GAGATGAATGGAGATGACACCTTACCCATTGAACACCAAATGCACAGGGATGCTATAAATGGTTTCATTCAGGTGGCAATGAAGCTCAGCCTTATGGagttcctcttcctccctcttTATATAGTTGATACTAGATAG